From the genome of Dehalococcoidales bacterium, one region includes:
- a CDS encoding 2,3-bisphosphoglycerate-independent phosphoglycerate mutase has protein sequence MIRSLSLQNDKKIVLLVIDGLGGVPDPDSGRTELETAEKPNLDSLARKSVCGFSIPVLPGITPGSAPGHLSLFGYDPLSYVIGRGILEAVGIDMDVRQGDVAARGNFCTVNPGGLITDRRAGRIESQQAADLCKALDGQIIDGIEFIVRPVREHRFVVLMRSNETLSDEVKDTDPQQVGVAPLAAFVTSLRAERTARAVNQFITSATKILAGQKAANMILLRGFSSMPNIPTMQSIYQLQPASVASYPMYRGLARLVGMDVLSTGLTLADEIKTLEEAFASHDFFFLHVKGADSAGEDGDFQRKVRVIEEVDRYLPRILALKPDVLVIAGDHSTPAMLKGHSWHPVPLLLHAEYCRPDNTLSFSEASCLAGGLGTIPATSIMPLAMANAEKLGKYGA, from the coding sequence TTGATCCGGTCCTTATCGCTGCAAAATGATAAAAAAATAGTTCTGCTGGTTATTGATGGCCTTGGGGGAGTTCCTGATCCCGATTCTGGAAGAACTGAGTTGGAAACTGCCGAAAAGCCTAATCTGGATTCCCTGGCAAGAAAAAGCGTTTGCGGATTTTCCATACCAGTATTACCAGGAATTACCCCTGGCAGTGCGCCGGGCCACTTGAGTTTGTTCGGTTACGATCCACTTTCATATGTCATTGGCAGGGGAATACTTGAAGCTGTTGGTATCGATATGGATGTCCGTCAAGGAGATGTTGCTGCCAGGGGAAATTTTTGTACTGTTAATCCTGGTGGTTTAATAACCGATCGGAGAGCAGGGCGGATTGAAAGCCAACAAGCCGCAGATCTGTGTAAAGCCCTGGATGGACAGATAATCGACGGGATTGAATTTATAGTGCGGCCAGTTCGAGAACACCGCTTTGTGGTTTTAATGCGTTCAAATGAAACATTGAGTGATGAAGTTAAAGATACTGATCCACAACAAGTAGGAGTTGCACCGCTTGCAGCTTTTGTCACTTCGCTGAGAGCAGAAAGAACAGCCAGAGCTGTTAACCAATTTATCACTAGTGCAACTAAAATTCTCGCTGGGCAAAAGGCAGCTAATATGATTCTCCTCAGAGGATTTTCTTCCATGCCGAATATACCTACGATGCAATCGATATATCAACTCCAGCCAGCGTCTGTTGCCAGCTACCCGATGTATCGCGGACTAGCCCGGTTGGTTGGTATGGATGTACTGTCAACAGGGCTAACCTTAGCGGATGAAATCAAAACTCTTGAAGAAGCCTTTGCTTCGCATGACTTTTTCTTCCTGCACGTGAAGGGTGCTGACTCTGCCGGCGAAGATGGCGATTTTCAACGAAAAGTACGGGTGATAGAAGAAGTCGACCGTTACCTTCCACGCATACTGGCACTAAAACCGGATGTGCTGGTGATTGCAGGTGATCATTCCACCCCAGCTATGCTTAAAGGCCATAGCTGGCACCCGGTACCGCTATTACTTCATGCGGAGTATTGCCGTCCAGATAATACCCTGTCATTCTCAGAGGCATCATGTCTTGCTGGCGGATTAGGAACGATACCTGCTACCAGCATCATGCCGCTGGCGATGGCAAATGCGGAAAAATTGGGAAAGTATGGAGCTTAG